In the Fragaria vesca subsp. vesca unplaced genomic scaffold, FraVesHawaii_1.0 scf0512928, whole genome shotgun sequence genome, one interval contains:
- the LOC101297106 gene encoding uncharacterized protein LOC101297106, whose translation MVASKEDDGLFSRLISSQLSRFTIRFTVPRCKIPKWFSCQMDFMRHRRFEFWIVALPNFKWDNNTGLALYVAVDRQHRCCFELMIHINEMRVLHSRGEAYYVGSRESDHVWVRYIPFTELWPRGYMRPLPPFTCRVVLLLERHKTDRFKSCGVHLIVPPNEKVCMKLIRAENRTSEPSDDDDQVDSDEEKDLVDNWEKYHPKHRADCKELLYTDALQQNQEQ comes from the exons ATGGTGGCAAGCAAGGAAGATGATGGTCTCTTCTCTCGACTCATATCTTCTCAGCTATCTAGATTCACAATCAGATTTACAGTTCCAAGATGCAAGATTCCAAAATGGTTCAGTTGTCAAATGGATTTCATGAGGCATCGACggtttgagttttggattGTAGCACTCCCAAATTTCAAATGGGACAACAACACAGGATTGGCTCTCTATGTTGCTGTTGATAGACAACATCGTTGTTGTTTTGAGTTGATGATTCACATCAATGAAATGAGGGTTTTGCATTCTCGTGGAGAAGCATATTATGTTGGTTCAAGAGAGTCGGATCATGTATGGGTGCGCTACATTCCATTCACTGAATTGTGGCCACGTGGTTATATGCGTCCCCTGCCACCCTTTACCTGTCGAGTCGTTCTTCTTCTAGAGAGACACAAAACCGACCGCTTTAAAagctgcggggtccaccttatAGTGCCTCCCAATGAAAAAGTTTGTATGAAGCTAATCCGTGCAGAGAACCGCACCAGTGAAccttctgatgatgatgatcaagttGATTCTGATGAGGAGAAGGACTTGGTG GACAACTGGGAAAAATATCATCCCAAACACAGGGCTGATTGCAAAGAGTTGTTATATACTGATGCACTACAGCAGAACCAAGAGCAATAA